The nucleotide sequence TTGATACGTGATTTAACACAATGTCCATAATAATATCAATATTTCTTTTTTTGGCTTCTTGTGTTAACTCTTTAAAATCTTCAAGTGTTCCAAATTGTTTTCAAACACTTTTATAGTCCAATACATCGTATCCTGCATCAACAAAGTTAGTTTTGTAAATTGGACATAATCAAATTGCATTAATTCCTAAATCTTGTAAGTAATCAAGTTTAAGTGTAATACCTTTTAAATCACCGTCTCCATCGTTATTTGAATCATAAAACGATCTAGGAAAAATTTGGTAAATTACTTTATCCTCTAATTTAATTGTTTTCATCAGAATGCTCCTTTAATAAAATTAATGATGAATGCGATTCTAAAATTTCTTTTGAATCAATTGGATTAATTTTGCTATTAAATAAAACTTTGTAATTATTAAAGTTGTATTTAAAATCATTGTCGCTAAAATTGTGTGCTACTAAAACTTCACCAGCAATGTCGCTAACATTAAAAATCAAAATCCCTTGTTCGATATCTACTAGCTTAAACTTAACTGAATTGTTAATTTTTTCATTCATGTCTAAACGAAAGAAAGGTGTTGAATTTCTAAATTCATTTAACTGTTTCAAGAATTCGAAAATTAATTCTTTAATCATTGGATTTTTTAAATTATTTCATTTGAGTTCATTAGTGTAATCACTTGTTTTATAAGAATTTGACTGAACCATATCATAATCTGGTTTAAGGTTAAAAAAGTCATAACTAACAATTTTGTGTCCCCGGTGGACTTCTTCACCAGAAATATCAAGTGGTTTAGTCTGAGCTAATTCTGTACCAGCTAAATACAACTTACGTCCCTGTGTTGCAGTTGTTAAAATCAAGGCTTGACGGTAAGCTTCGATACAACGCTCAAAACTTCATTCTTTTCCTTGTGTGATAATCTTATCTCACAATGTTAATCCATCATGACAAGCATTATACGAAAGTGTGATGTTAATATCATTTGCAAAAACATCATATTCACTATTACTATGCGGAATATCATTTCAGTCATAATTTTTAATATTCCCAGTAACTGAAGTGACATATCTTAAAAATTGGTTTTGATTATGTTCGATAATCAGGCCTTTTTGTGTTGAATCATTTTCATTTACACCTATAGCATCGCGAATTGTATCGTTAAAATATGCGAATTTATAATCATTACCTTTAGTACCTTTAATTCAACTTTTTTCAAATGGTAAATCACTAAATGGTCACGCTTCACCGTGAAGTACAATATTAGGTTTGATTTTTCGTAATTCTTGAGAAAGTTCAGCTAAAGTGTCTCCATCAATAAAGCAAGATAAATCAAATCTAAAACCATCAACATCAAAAGTTTTGACAAAATATTTTAAACTATCAATTATTAACTTACGCACCATTTTTCTTTGTGAGGCTAAAGGTGGTAAATTAACTGGCGTTACTTTAGCATTATCTCTAAAGTAATAACCAGGGATAATATTGTCCATAATTGAATTTGTCATCATGTGATTATAAACAACATCTAAAATCACACCAATACCACTTTTGTGTGCACTATCCACTAAGTTGGCAAATTCATTAATGCGACCTTGAGGGTTTTTGGGATTAGTTGAGTAAAATCCATTAATACTAAAATAGTTGTGCGGATCATAACCTCAATTATAATTGGTCACTCATCCTTGAGCTTCCCCTTTTGGGATAAAACGTGTCCCCAGGTCGTTAAT is from Mycoplasmopsis pullorum and encodes:
- a CDS encoding alpha-amylase family glycosyl hydrolase — its product is MNLIGKNDDFFKEFDEIHFYEKDDLGVHFVNEKLVIKLWQPIAKKAEILIYPDYENEDNFEVFEMNFNKPVWSIELPKKYLNYYYRYRITHQDSTVTLALDPYCISLAPFNWKGQENKVALGAILPFEVENLPKIKKLESALNNGVDPLVYELNIRDFAPAGDGLNSTFSTLADNKVFEYLKELNFTHVQFLPIQSTYTINDLGTRFIPKGEAQGWVTNYNWGYDPHNYFSINGFYSTNPKNPQGRINEFANLVDSAHKSGIGVILDVVYNHMMTNSIMDNIIPGYYFRDNAKVTPVNLPPLASQRKMVRKLIIDSLKYFVKTFDVDGFRFDLSCFIDGDTLAELSQELRKIKPNIVLHGEAWPFSDLPFEKSWIKGTKGNDYKFAYFNDTIRDAIGVNENDSTQKGLIIEHNQNQFLRYVTSVTGNIKNYDWNDIPHSNSEYDVFANDINITLSYNACHDGLTLWDKIITQGKEWSFERCIEAYRQALILTTATQGRKLYLAGTELAQTKPLDISGEEVHRGHKIVSYDFFNLKPDYDMVQSNSYKTSDYTNELKWNNLKNPMIKELIFEFLKQLNEFRNSTPFFRLDMNEKINNSVKFKLVDIEQGILIFNVSDIAGEVLVAHNFSDNDFKYNFNNYKVLFNSKINPIDSKEILESHSSLILLKEHSDENN